A DNA window from Eretmochelys imbricata isolate rEreImb1 chromosome 3, rEreImb1.hap1, whole genome shotgun sequence contains the following coding sequences:
- the HHIPL2 gene encoding HHIP-like protein 2 — protein sequence MNGPYLKDGQDSYTSDLKKPPVEKINVWPHSSRFGVTNLSPNFFFCLSVSLLCQAGMLWGHPQCLDYGPPFQPPFHLEFCSAYETFGCCDQDKDNSIAAKYWEIMDYIDPQGHQLCGGYIKDILCQECSPYAAHLYDAENPQTPLRNLPGLCFDYCSEFHFNCRSAITLLTNDKHIQECCERNKTRFCNLLNIQDQDYCYPNVLKNTDLNRNLGSVVEDPKGCLQLCLTEVANGLRNPVLMLHANDNTHRMFVAEQVGIIWVYLPDGSRLEEPFLDIKKIVLATPWIGDERGFLGMAFHPKHKHNRKFYIYYSYMDKKKAEKIRISEFKVLTSDVNKADPRSERSLLELEEPAANHNGGQLLFGMDGYLYLFIGDGGKAGDPFGKFGNAQNKSTLLGKVLRIDVNGKSPDGKHYRIPPDNPFVSDPKALPEVYAYGVRNMWRCAVDRGDPVTHKGRGRIFCGDVGQNRFEEVDIIVKGGNYGWRAKEGFECYDIKLCYNSSLDDILPIFAYGHTVGKSVTGGYVYRGCESPNLNGLYIFGDFMSGRLMALQEEERENKWKKQDICIGSTKACAFPGLISSYNKFIISFAEDEAGELYFMATSYPSAYAPHGAIYKFVDPARRAPPGKCKHKPIPVKTKSKRIPFAPLAKTVLELLNEPPTTKPPNTSSISTGATTTTSKKAKKPASPKSSTKLSAAKPTVSGKKRQAKGSKTKLDPAEEKTKVPKVSKASRVTSLPDRKGSQLTRAKKKLLPKKTTAANEKKQKKKGVRSRSSL from the exons ATGAATGGGCCTTATCTTAAAGATGGCCAGGATTCCTATACATCTGACCTCAAGAAACCTCCAGTGGAGAAGATTAATGTttggccacacagcagcaggtTTGGAGTTACCAACTTGTCCCCCAACTTTTTCTTTTGCCTCTCTGTCTCCTTGCTGTGCCAAGCAGGCATGCTCTGGGGGCACCCCCAGTGCCTGGACTACGGACCCCCTTTCCAGCCCCCTTTCCACCTGGAGTTCTGCTCTGCCTATGAGACCTTTGGCTGCTGTGACCAGGATAAGGACAACAGCATTGCAGCTAAATACTGGGAGATCATGGATTACATTGATCCCCAGGGCCACCAGCTGTGTGGAGGGTATATCAAGGATATCCTGTGTCAG GAGTGCTCCCCATATGCTGCACATCTCTATGATGCAGAAAACCCCCAGACACCTCTTAGGAACCTCCCAGGACTTTGCTTTGACTACTGCTCTGAGTTCCATTTCAATTGCCGCTCTGCTATTACACTGCTGACTAATGATAAACACATTCAAGAATGCTGTGAGAGGAACAAAACCCGCTTCTGTAACCTCCTTAACATACAGGACCAAGACTATTGCTACCCCAATGTGCTGAAAAACACAGACCTCAATCGCAACCTGGGGTCAGTAGTGGAGGACCCCAAGGGCTGCCTTCAGCTGTGCCTGACAGAGGTTGCTAATGGGCTGAGGAATCCGGTACTGATGCTCCATGCTAATGACAACACCCACCGCATGTTTGTAGCTGAACAGGTGGGGATCATCTGGGTCTACTTGCCCGATGGGAGCCGACTGGAGGAGCCCTTTCTAGATATTAAGAAAATAGTGCTAGCTACCCCGTGGATAGGGGATGAGAGGGGTTTCCTAGGGATGGCTTTTCACCCCAAGCACAAACACAACAGAAAATTTTACATCTATTATTCATACATGGACAAGAAGAAAGCGGAGAAGATCCGGATCAGTGAATTCAAAGTTTTAACGTCTGATGTCAACAAAGCTGATCCACGCTCAGAAAG gaGTCTTTTGGAACTTGAAGAACCAGCTGCAAATCATAACGGGGGGCAGCTCCTCTTTGGCATGGATGGCTATCTATATCTGTTCATCGGGGATGGAGGGAAAGCTGGGGACCCTTTTGGAAAATTTGGGAATGCTCAGAACAA GAGTACATTACTAGGAAAAGTTTTACGGATAGATGTGAATGGAAAAAGTCCAGATGGAAAGCATTATCGCATCCCACCAGATAACCCCTTTGTCTCTGACCCCAAGGCTCTCCCTGAGGTCTATGCATATGGGGTCAGGAATATGTGGCGCTGTGCTGTTGACAGAGGGGATCCAGTCACTCACAAGGGACGAGGAAGAATATTCTGTGGTGATGTTGGACAGAACAGGTTTGAAGAAGTTGACATCATTGTTAAAGGAGGGAACTACGGCTGGAGAgctaaggagggatttgaatgttATGACATAAAGCTTTGCTATAATTCCTCCTTAG ATGACATTCTTCCGATATTTGCCTATGGCCACACTGTGGGGAAGTCCGTCACTGGAGGATACGTGTACCGGGGGTGTGAATCCCCAAACCTGAATGGCCTCTACATTTTTGGTGATTTCATGAGTGG CCGCCTTATGGCTTtgcaggaagaggagagggaaaatAAATGGAAGAAACAAGATATTTGTATTGGTAGCACTAAAGCCTGTGCTTTCCCTGGGCTGATTAGCTCCTATAACAAATTCATCATCTCCTTTGCTGAAGACGAGGCAG GGGAGCTTTATTTTATGGCTACTTCTTATCCCAGTGCCTATGCACCCCATGGAGCTATCTACAAATTTGTTGATCCTGCAAG GAGAGCTCCACCTGGGAAGTGTAAACACAAGCCTATTCCAGTGAAAACAAAGAGTAAGCGTATCCCATTTGCTCCTCTGGCAA AGACTGTCCTTGAACTGCTTAATGAACCCCCAACAACCAAGCCTCCCAACACATCCTCCATCTCCACTGGAGCCACCACAACAACTTCCAAAAAAGCCAAGAAGCCAGCTTCCCCAAAAAGCTCCACCAAGCTGTCAGCAGCAAAGCCAACTGTGTCTGGCAAAAAGAGGCAGGCCAAAGGATCCAAGACTAAACTAGATCCAGCAGAAGAGAAGACAAAGGTTCCAAAGGTATCCAAAGCATCACGTGTGACATCTTTGCCAGACAGGAAAGGTTCCCAGCTAACCAGAGCCAAGAAGAAACTTCTCCCCAAGAAAACAACAGCAGCGAACgagaaaaaacagaagaaaaaaggagTCAGATCAAGGAGTTCCCTCTGA